Proteins from a single region of Amyelois transitella isolate CPQ chromosome 31, ilAmyTran1.1, whole genome shotgun sequence:
- the LOC132903830 gene encoding uncharacterized protein LOC132903830, giving the protein MLSGNRKLPNKSALIKFNVFLDDNKIMRVGGRLVNSLFCFEKKHPIILQSTHKFTKLLFEFEHIRLMHAGPQLMLASIRDSYWPIGGRNLARSCYRKCVRCCRISGRTVSPIMGNLPQQRLLPGGYPFQCTGVDYAGPIMAASRQGRGCKLIKVYIAIFVCFTTKAIHLELVSDLTSNKYLLALFRFISRRGKPDDIYSDNGTSFVGACNELSKFLKTNCDSLSEQLANDGIKFHFIPAYSPHYGGLWEAGVKSTKFHLRRVLGNCNLTFEELNTTLVQIEAILNSRPLTPLSSDPADCTPLTPGHFLIGRPLTSLPRHDIKDHSTASLSRFQRIEQLRQHFWARWSKEFVSELQHRTKWQKGNDTLKLGALVVVKEDHLPPLKWRLGRVIAVHPGSDGIVRVADITTSVGVIRRAFNRICPLPVDAEFG; this is encoded by the coding sequence ATGCTTTCTGGTAATCGTAAATTGCCAAATAAAAGCGcccttattaaatttaatgtatttcttgatgataataaaataatgcgtGTTGGAGGACGCTTAGTTAAttccttgttttgttttgagaaAAAGCACCCTATTATTTTACAGTCCActcataaatttacaaaattactttttgaatttgaacataTAAGGTTAATGCATGCAGGCCCACAATTGATGTTGGCTTCTATTAGAGATTCGTACTGGCCTATAGGCGGACGAAATTTAGCGAGGAGTTGTTATCGTAAGTGTGTACGTTGCTGTCGCATATCAGGTAGAACAGTTAGTCCTATAATGGGCAATTTACCACAGCAGCGTCTCCTTCCAGGCGGTTACCCCTTTCAGTGCACTGGTGTGGACTATGCTGGTCCCATCATGGCTGCTAGTCGGCAAGGTCGCGGATGTAAGCTGATAAAAGTGTACATTgcaatttttgtatgtttcacCACTAAAGCTATCCATTTGGAGCTGGTGAGTGACTTAACgagtaataagtatttactagcattatttcgatttatttCGCGACGGGGAAAGCCCGATGATATTTATTCCGATAACGGTACCTCATTCGTAGGGGCCTGCAATGAACTTTCGaagtttcttaaaactaaTTGTGATTCCTTGAGCGAACAATTAGCTAATGATGGTATCAAATTCCATTTTATCCCTGCGTATAGCCCTCATTACGGCGGTCTTTGGGAAGCGGGTGTTAAGTCAACAAAGTTCCACCTTAGGCGAGTGTTGGGAAATTGTAACCTTACGTTTGAAGAACTTAACACCACATTAGTCCAGATTGAGGCAATATTAAATTCACGTCCACTGACGCCTCTGTCTTCCGATCCAGCAGATTGCACCCCATTGACTCCAGGACATTTTTTGATAGGCCGGCCTCTTACTTCACTTCCACGGCATGATATCAAGGACCATTCCACTGCTTCATTATCACGTTTCCAACGAATAGAGCAGCTACGCCAGCATTTTTGGGCTCGTTGGAGTAAGGAGTTCGTGTCTGAGTTGCAGCACAGAACCAAGTGGCAAAAGGGCAACGATACACTGAAGCTGGGTGCATTGGTCGTCGTAAAGGAAGATCATCTACCTCCTCTCAAATGGCGATTGGGAAGAGTCATTGCCGTCCATCCTGGATCAGATGGAATTGTTCGGGTGGCAGATATCACCACATCTGTTGGAGTCATACGAAGAGCTTTCAATAGGATTTGCCCTCTACCCGTCGACGCAGAGTTTGGTTGA